A window of Streptomyces marispadix contains these coding sequences:
- a CDS encoding NAD(P)H-quinone dehydrogenase yields MGHVTRIVIIGGGPGGYEAALVAAQLGAEVTVVDCDGLGGASVLTDCVPSKTLIATAEVMTNFDSSYEELGIRVEDSTHDPDDPARVVGVDLGKVNRRVKRLALAQSHDIVAAVTRAGVRVLRGRGRLEPSRAPDGSRQVVVTPTGDAAGEPEERLAADAVLVATGGHPREIPDAKPDGERILNWKQVYDLDELPEELIVVGSGVTGAEFAGAYRALGSHVTLVSSRDRVLPGEDPDAAAVLEDVFRRRGMNVMARSRAASARRVGDKVEVELQDGRTITGSHCLVAVGAVPNTADMGLEEAGVRLKDSGHIWTDKVSRTSAPGVYAAGDCTGVFALASVAAMQGRIAMYHFLGETVTPLNLKAVSSNVFTDPEIATVGYSQADVDEGRMDAWSVKLPLLRNPRAKMQGIRDGFVKLFCRPGTGIVVGGVVVAPRASELIHPLSVAVDNNLTVGQIANTFTVYPSLTGSIGEVARQLHTRKTAQDG; encoded by the coding sequence ATGGGCCATGTGACTCGGATCGTGATCATCGGTGGCGGACCCGGCGGCTATGAGGCCGCACTCGTAGCGGCGCAGCTCGGCGCCGAAGTGACCGTCGTGGACTGCGACGGCCTGGGAGGCGCGTCGGTCCTCACCGACTGCGTGCCCTCCAAGACCCTGATCGCCACGGCCGAGGTCATGACGAACTTCGACTCCTCCTACGAGGAGCTGGGCATCCGCGTCGAGGACAGCACGCACGACCCGGACGACCCCGCCCGCGTCGTGGGCGTCGACCTCGGCAAGGTCAACCGCAGGGTGAAGCGCCTCGCGCTGGCGCAGTCCCACGACATCGTCGCGGCCGTGACGCGTGCCGGCGTAAGGGTGCTGCGCGGCCGGGGAAGGCTGGAGCCCTCGCGGGCGCCGGACGGTTCGCGGCAGGTCGTGGTCACGCCGACCGGCGACGCCGCGGGCGAGCCCGAGGAGCGGCTGGCGGCCGATGCCGTGCTGGTCGCGACCGGCGGTCATCCCCGTGAGATCCCGGACGCCAAGCCGGACGGCGAGCGGATCCTCAACTGGAAGCAGGTCTACGACCTCGACGAGCTGCCCGAGGAGCTGATCGTGGTCGGCTCCGGAGTCACCGGGGCCGAATTCGCGGGCGCCTACCGGGCGTTGGGCTCGCACGTCACCCTCGTCTCCTCCCGTGACCGGGTGCTGCCCGGTGAGGACCCGGATGCGGCGGCCGTGCTGGAGGACGTCTTCAGGCGGCGCGGCATGAATGTGATGGCGCGTTCCCGTGCGGCCTCCGCGAGGCGCGTCGGGGACAAGGTCGAGGTGGAGTTGCAGGACGGCCGCACCATCACGGGAAGCCACTGCCTCGTCGCCGTCGGCGCGGTCCCCAACACCGCGGACATGGGCCTGGAGGAGGCCGGGGTGCGGCTGAAGGACTCCGGGCACATCTGGACCGACAAGGTCTCCCGTACGTCGGCGCCCGGTGTGTACGCGGCGGGCGACTGCACGGGCGTGTTCGCGCTCGCGTCGGTCGCGGCGATGCAGGGCCGTATCGCGATGTACCACTTCCTCGGGGAGACGGTCACGCCGCTCAATCTGAAGGCGGTCTCGTCGAACGTCTTCACCGATCCGGAGATCGCCACCGTCGGCTACAGCCAGGCGGACGTGGACGAGGGACGGATGGACGCCTGGTCCGTGAAGCTGCCGCTGCTGCGCAATCCGCGGGCGAAGATGCAGGGCATCAGGGACGGTTTCGTGAAGCTGTTCTGCCGGCCGGGCACGGGCATCGTGGTCGGCGGGGTCGTGGTGGCTCCGCGGGCGAGCGAGCTGATCCATCCGCTGTCGGTGGCGGTGGACAACAACCTCACGGTGGGGCAGATCGCCAACACCTTCACCGTGTACCCGTCGTTGACCGGCTCGATCGGCGAGGTCGCGCGGCAGTTGCACACGCGGAAGACGGCTCAGGACGGCTGA
- a CDS encoding DeoR/GlpR family DNA-binding transcription regulator yields the protein MVRANGAVSLRELARVVQTSEVTVRRDVRALEAEGLLDRRHGGAVLPGGFTRETGFPQKSHTATAEKTAIADLAAGLVEEGEAIVVGAGTTTQELARRLARVPGLTVVTNSLLVAQALAHANRVEVVMTGGTLRGSNYALVGSGAEQSLQGLRVSRAFLSGSGLTAERGLSTSNMLSASVDRALVQAASEVVVLADHTKLGTDTMFQTVPTDVMTRLVTDKPPPQEDRAGTELQALADQGVQITVAGMSPGGAAEAQAPVPGGPGGRGSRGEKSQEGAGRRDVPMPGQRRNVPPGGGSSAPPQLRSAPSLPEQPSVGGRVADLAPRRR from the coding sequence ATGGTGCGCGCCAACGGAGCCGTCTCGCTCCGTGAGCTCGCCCGCGTCGTCCAGACCTCCGAAGTGACCGTGCGCCGGGACGTACGGGCCCTGGAGGCAGAAGGGCTGCTGGACCGCCGGCACGGCGGAGCGGTACTGCCCGGAGGCTTCACCCGCGAGACCGGCTTCCCTCAGAAGTCGCATACGGCGACCGCGGAGAAGACGGCGATCGCCGATCTCGCCGCCGGACTCGTCGAGGAGGGCGAGGCCATCGTGGTCGGTGCGGGCACCACCACGCAGGAGCTCGCGCGCCGCCTGGCCCGTGTGCCCGGCCTGACGGTGGTGACCAACTCCCTGCTCGTGGCACAGGCGTTGGCGCACGCCAACCGTGTCGAGGTGGTGATGACGGGAGGCACTCTGCGCGGCTCCAACTACGCGCTGGTCGGCAGCGGAGCCGAGCAGTCACTGCAAGGGCTGCGTGTCTCGCGTGCCTTCCTCTCGGGCAGCGGGCTGACCGCGGAGCGCGGCCTGTCCACCTCCAACATGCTCTCGGCCAGCGTCGACAGGGCCCTGGTGCAGGCCGCGTCGGAGGTCGTCGTCCTCGCGGACCACACCAAGCTCGGTACGGACACGATGTTCCAGACGGTCCCCACGGACGTCATGACGCGCCTGGTGACCGACAAGCCGCCGCCCCAAGAGGACCGCGCCGGTACGGAGTTGCAGGCGCTGGCCGACCAGGGCGTGCAGATCACCGTCGCCGGGATGTCACCGGGTGGAGCCGCCGAGGCGCAGGCTCCGGTGCCGGGCGGACCCGGGGGGCGCGGCAGCCGCGGGGAGAAGTCTCAGGAAGGGGCGGGCAGACGCGATGTGCCGATGCCCGGCCAGCGGCGCAATGTGCCGCCGGGCGGCGGCAGTTCGGCACCGCCGCAGTTGCGCAGCGCGCCGTCGCTTCCCGAACAGCCGTCCGTGGGCGGGCGCGTGGCGGATCTCGCTCCCAGGCGCCGCTGA
- a CDS encoding nucleoside triphosphate pyrophosphatase, translating to MASPTSRSAQRRPATPARRLVLASASPARLGLLRQSGFAPQVIVSGVDEDALSAPTPGELARVLAEAKARAVAALPQAADALVVGCDSVLELDGEPLGKPADAEEATARWKAMRGRSGVLRTGHCVIDTLDGRETSATASTTVHFGEPTDEEIAAYVATGEPVHVAGAFTLDGHSAPFVKGIEGDHGTVIGLSLPLLRELLARLDVAVTDLWS from the coding sequence ATGGCCTCCCCGACTTCGCGCTCCGCACAGCGGCGACCGGCGACTCCCGCACGCCGCCTCGTTCTCGCATCCGCCTCCCCCGCCCGGCTGGGGCTGCTGCGGCAGTCCGGTTTCGCACCCCAGGTGATCGTCAGCGGAGTCGACGAGGACGCGCTGTCGGCGCCGACCCCGGGCGAACTCGCCCGCGTACTGGCCGAGGCGAAGGCCCGCGCGGTCGCCGCACTTCCGCAGGCGGCGGACGCGCTCGTCGTGGGCTGCGACTCGGTGCTGGAACTGGACGGAGAGCCCCTGGGCAAGCCCGCCGACGCCGAGGAGGCGACCGCCCGCTGGAAGGCGATGCGCGGGCGCTCCGGCGTACTTCGGACCGGGCACTGCGTGATCGACACCCTTGACGGCAGGGAGACTTCGGCGACGGCTTCGACCACGGTTCACTTCGGCGAGCCGACCGACGAGGAGATCGCCGCCTATGTGGCCACGGGCGAACCCGTGCATGTGGCAGGCGCGTTCACGCTCGACGGGCACTCGGCGCCGTTCGTCAAGGGCATCGAGGGCGACCACGGGACCGTGATCGGGCTGTCGCTGCCGCTGCTCCGCGAACTCCTCGCGCGGCTCGACGTGGCCGTCACCGATCTGTGGTCGTGA
- the mmpB gene encoding morphogenic membrane protein MmpB, which yields MLWSDPRDEPPKEMRATLAMLRRLYWLLPVVIIASFVLANVRPDA from the coding sequence ATGCTGTGGTCCGACCCCCGTGACGAGCCTCCGAAGGAGATGCGCGCGACCCTGGCGATGCTGCGGCGCCTCTACTGGCTGCTGCCCGTCGTCATCATCGCGTCCTTCGTGCTTGCCAACGTGCGGCCGGACGCATGA
- a CDS encoding acyl-CoA carboxylase epsilon subunit — MPPVKVVRGNPTPEELAAALAVVRARAAAMASEAPAVRTAQEWSDPARTVPRRVPHPGPKAWRTTYWPA; from the coding sequence ATGCCGCCGGTCAAGGTGGTGCGGGGCAATCCGACCCCCGAGGAGCTGGCAGCCGCGCTCGCGGTGGTGCGGGCGCGGGCGGCCGCGATGGCGTCCGAGGCGCCTGCCGTGCGTACTGCTCAGGAGTGGTCCGACCCCGCTCGTACGGTGCCCAGGCGCGTGCCGCATCCGGGGCCCAAGGCGTGGCGTACGACGTACTGGCCTGCCTGA
- a CDS encoding acyl-CoA carboxylase subunit beta: MSEQSEQESPDIHTTAGKIADFERRAAEATHAGSQRAVEKQHAKGKLTARERVDLLLDEGSFTELDEFARHRSTNFGLEKNRPYGDGVVTGYGTVDGRPVCVYSQDFTIFGGSLGEVYGEKIVKVMDFALKNGCPIIGINDGGGARIQEGVVALGLFAEIFRRNVHASGVVPQISLIVGPCAGGAVYSPAITDFTVMVDQTSHMFITGPDVIKTVTGEDVGFEELGGARTHNATSGVAHHMSGDEKDAVEYVKALLSYLPSNNLSEPPVFPEEADLETSDEDRELDTLIPDSANQPYDMHSAIEHVLDDGEFLETQALFAPNIITGFGRIEGQSVGVVANQPLQFAGCLNIDASEKAARFVRTCDAFNVPVITFVDVPGFLPGTDQEYDGIIRRGAKLIYAYAEATVPLVTVITRKAFGGAYDVMGSKHLGADLNFAWPTAQIAVMGAQGAVNILYRKRLAGVEDEDEREALRAELTQEYEDALLNPYAAAERGYVDAVIMPSETRRHITRGLRTLRSKREQLPPKKHGNIPL, encoded by the coding sequence ATGTCCGAGCAGTCCGAGCAGGAGAGCCCTGACATCCACACGACCGCGGGGAAGATCGCGGACTTCGAACGCCGTGCCGCCGAGGCGACTCACGCGGGCTCGCAGCGAGCGGTGGAGAAGCAGCACGCGAAGGGCAAGCTGACCGCGCGTGAGCGGGTCGACCTGCTGCTCGACGAGGGAAGCTTCACGGAGCTGGACGAGTTCGCACGCCACCGCTCGACCAACTTCGGCCTGGAGAAGAACCGTCCGTACGGCGACGGCGTCGTCACGGGATACGGCACGGTCGACGGCCGTCCCGTGTGCGTCTACTCGCAGGACTTCACGATCTTCGGCGGCTCCCTCGGCGAGGTCTACGGCGAGAAGATCGTCAAGGTCATGGACTTCGCGCTGAAGAACGGCTGCCCGATCATCGGCATCAACGACGGCGGCGGCGCCCGTATCCAGGAAGGCGTCGTCGCGCTGGGCCTGTTCGCGGAGATCTTCCGCAGGAACGTGCACGCTTCGGGTGTCGTACCGCAGATCAGCCTCATCGTCGGCCCCTGCGCGGGAGGCGCGGTCTACTCGCCGGCGATCACCGACTTCACGGTGATGGTCGACCAGACCTCGCACATGTTCATCACCGGGCCCGACGTCATCAAGACGGTGACCGGCGAGGACGTCGGCTTCGAGGAGCTGGGCGGAGCCCGTACGCACAACGCCACTTCGGGCGTCGCGCACCACATGTCGGGCGACGAGAAGGACGCCGTCGAGTACGTCAAGGCGCTGCTGTCCTACCTGCCCTCCAACAACCTCTCCGAGCCGCCCGTCTTCCCCGAGGAGGCGGACCTGGAGACCTCCGACGAGGACCGCGAACTCGACACGCTGATCCCCGACTCCGCGAACCAGCCGTACGACATGCACTCCGCGATCGAGCACGTGCTGGACGACGGCGAATTCCTGGAGACGCAGGCGCTGTTCGCGCCGAACATCATCACCGGCTTCGGGCGGATCGAGGGCCAGTCGGTGGGCGTCGTCGCCAACCAGCCGCTTCAGTTCGCCGGTTGCCTCAACATCGACGCGAGCGAGAAGGCGGCGCGCTTCGTGCGCACCTGCGACGCCTTCAACGTCCCCGTCATCACCTTCGTCGACGTGCCGGGCTTCCTGCCGGGCACCGACCAGGAGTACGACGGCATCATCCGCCGCGGCGCCAAGCTCATCTACGCCTACGCGGAGGCGACGGTGCCGCTGGTCACGGTCATCACGCGGAAGGCGTTCGGCGGCGCGTACGACGTCATGGGCTCCAAGCACCTCGGCGCCGACCTCAACTTCGCCTGGCCCACGGCGCAGATCGCCGTCATGGGAGCGCAGGGAGCGGTCAACATCCTCTACCGCAAGCGGCTCGCGGGCGTGGAGGACGAGGACGAACGCGAGGCGCTGCGCGCGGAGTTGACGCAAGAGTACGAGGACGCGCTGCTGAATCCGTATGCCGCGGCCGAACGCGGGTATGTGGACGCTGTGATCATGCCGTCCGAGACCCGCCGCCACATCACCCGTGGTCTGCGCACGCTGCGCTCCAAGCGGGAACAGCTCCCCCCGAAGAAGCACGGCAACATCCCGCTGTGA
- a CDS encoding biotin--[acetyl-CoA-carboxylase] ligase produces the protein MTPNPSGNPGSRWSDLDRPPLNAASLRRALTGADSMWTSLDVVESTGSTNTDLASRAREGGAREGAVLVAEEQTAGRGRLERGWSAPARSGIFVSMLIVPRVPQQRWGWVPLLAGVATATALSRTAGVDTKLKWPNDVLVDVRGEERKTGGILAERTDVASEDAGGAAGGGAAGGGAGIVLGIGLNVTLREQELPVPAAGSLVLAGAREADRDPLLRSVLRSVEDWYGRWTAADGDPLSAGLLEAYAAGCVTLGRRVRAELPGGERLVGEAVAVDSDGRLVIGTESGVQRPVAAGDIVHLRGDRGDGADGGPEGGSTESGPDDDGPDEGGPEESGPDGGARQ, from the coding sequence ATGACGCCGAACCCGTCCGGCAACCCGGGCAGCCGCTGGTCCGATCTCGACCGTCCGCCGCTCAACGCCGCTTCGCTGCGCCGTGCGTTGACCGGAGCGGACAGCATGTGGACGTCGCTGGACGTCGTCGAGAGCACCGGCTCGACGAATACGGATCTCGCCTCCCGTGCGCGGGAGGGCGGCGCGCGGGAGGGTGCCGTACTCGTCGCCGAGGAGCAGACCGCCGGACGGGGACGCCTGGAGCGGGGCTGGAGCGCTCCCGCCCGCTCCGGGATCTTCGTCTCGATGCTGATCGTGCCGCGCGTGCCGCAGCAGCGCTGGGGATGGGTGCCGCTGCTGGCGGGGGTGGCGACGGCCACCGCGCTGTCCCGCACGGCGGGGGTCGACACCAAGCTGAAGTGGCCCAACGACGTGCTGGTCGACGTACGGGGCGAGGAACGCAAGACCGGCGGCATCCTCGCGGAGCGCACGGACGTGGCATCGGAGGACGCGGGGGGAGCGGCCGGTGGCGGCGCTGCCGGCGGCGGCGCCGGGATCGTCCTCGGCATCGGGCTCAACGTCACGCTGCGGGAGCAGGAGCTTCCGGTGCCCGCCGCGGGCTCGCTCGTCCTCGCAGGCGCCCGCGAGGCGGACCGCGATCCGCTGCTGCGCTCGGTGCTGCGTTCCGTGGAGGACTGGTACGGGCGCTGGACCGCCGCCGACGGCGACCCGCTCTCGGCCGGTCTGCTGGAGGCGTACGCGGCGGGGTGCGTCACGCTCGGGCGCCGGGTACGGGCGGAGCTGCCCGGCGGCGAACGGCTCGTCGGCGAGGCGGTGGCGGTCGACAGCGACGGACGCCTCGTGATCGGTACGGAGAGCGGTGTTCAACGTCCGGTCGCGGCAGGGGACATCGTGCATCTGCGCGGCGACCGTGGCGACGGCGCGGACGGCGGTCCGGAAGGCGGCTCCACGGAGAGCGGCCCCGACGACGACGGCCCCGATGAAGGCGGCCCCGAGGAGAGTGGCCCCGACGGCGGCGCCCGGCAGTGA
- a CDS encoding adenylate/guanylate cyclase domain-containing protein: MADDEPDIPARTSGSQSEPEPAGEQPAEGGAPREQPGEPGQPEPAQTPGATGSPAAPAASGQTGTPGATGPVGADLPPVPEEDEDDPSALRIEQLILGSKRQYTPFQAARAAGVSMELASRFWRAMGFADVGQARALTEADVLALRRLAGLVEAGLLSETTAVQVARSTGQTTSRLADWQIDSFLMGLTEPPEPGMTRNEVTYPLVQLLLPELEEFLVYVWRRQLAAATGRVVQAMDDEDTVARRQAIAFADLVGFTRLTRRLEDDELGELVEAFETTAADLVAANGGRLIKALGDEVLYVAEDAGTAAEIGLRLIETMANDPTMPELRVGIAFGTMTTRMGDVFGNTVNLASRLTSIAPKDRVLVDGDCRAELVGAGAAPESEKETEDLSGYRYALQPLYQRPVRGLGVVEPWMLSRR; encoded by the coding sequence GTGGCCGACGATGAACCGGACATTCCCGCGCGTACGTCCGGGTCGCAGTCGGAGCCGGAGCCGGCAGGCGAACAGCCGGCGGAGGGCGGCGCGCCACGGGAGCAGCCCGGGGAGCCGGGACAACCGGAACCAGCGCAGACGCCCGGCGCCACCGGCTCACCCGCCGCACCCGCGGCGAGCGGACAGACCGGCACGCCCGGCGCTACGGGTCCCGTAGGCGCGGACCTCCCGCCCGTCCCCGAGGAGGACGAGGACGACCCCAGCGCCCTGCGTATCGAGCAGCTCATCCTCGGCTCGAAGCGGCAGTACACGCCCTTCCAGGCGGCCCGCGCCGCAGGTGTCTCCATGGAGCTGGCCTCCCGCTTCTGGCGTGCGATGGGCTTCGCCGACGTGGGCCAGGCCAGGGCGCTGACCGAGGCGGACGTACTGGCGCTGCGACGGCTCGCCGGGCTCGTGGAGGCGGGGCTGCTGAGCGAGACGACGGCGGTGCAGGTCGCCCGGTCGACGGGGCAGACCACGTCGCGGCTGGCGGACTGGCAGATCGACTCGTTCCTGATGGGGCTCACGGAGCCGCCCGAGCCGGGGATGACGCGCAACGAGGTCACATATCCGCTCGTCCAGCTCCTCCTGCCGGAGCTTGAGGAATTCCTGGTGTACGTGTGGCGGCGCCAGCTCGCCGCCGCCACGGGCCGGGTCGTACAGGCGATGGACGACGAGGACACCGTCGCGCGCAGGCAGGCCATCGCCTTCGCCGACCTCGTCGGTTTCACACGGCTGACGCGCCGCCTGGAGGACGACGAACTGGGCGAGCTGGTCGAGGCGTTCGAGACCACGGCCGCCGATCTGGTCGCCGCGAACGGCGGCCGGCTGATCAAGGCGCTGGGTGACGAGGTCCTCTACGTCGCCGAGGACGCCGGCACCGCCGCCGAGATCGGGCTGCGGCTGATCGAGACCATGGCGAACGACCCGACGATGCCCGAGCTGCGCGTAGGCATCGCCTTCGGCACGATGACGACGCGCATGGGCGACGTCTTCGGCAACACCGTCAACCTGGCGAGCAGGCTGACATCGATAGCGCCCAAGGACCGGGTGCTCGTGGACGGGGACTGCCGCGCGGAGCTGGTCGGCGCCGGAGCCGCCCCGGAGTCGGAGAAGGAGACCGAGGACCTCTCCGGTTACCGCTATGCGCTTCAGCCGCTGTACCAGCGGCCGGTGCGCGGCCTCGGCGTCGTCGAACCGTGGATGCTCAGCCGCCGCTGA
- a CDS encoding enoyl-CoA hydratase/isomerase family protein yields MSTVSEERYGESIVVRKDAGAAPHVAELVLDRPEALNAVSSEVAAGLAEACTALADDRDVRVTVLTSSNDRAFCVGADLKERNSLTDAELGRHRPTARAAYTGVLELPMPTIAAVHGYALGGGFELALSCDLIVADPSAVLGLPEVSVGVIPGGGGTQLLPRRVGAARAAELIFTARRVEAAEARELGLVDRWADPGEDRAEALALAARIAGNSPVGLRAAKRALRTGWGLDLRAGLEVEDAAWRTVAFSGDRTEGVAAFNEKRKPRWPGE; encoded by the coding sequence ATGAGCACGGTGAGCGAAGAGCGTTACGGCGAGTCGATCGTGGTCCGCAAGGACGCCGGGGCCGCACCGCACGTGGCCGAGCTGGTGCTCGACCGTCCCGAGGCCCTCAACGCCGTCTCCTCCGAGGTGGCCGCGGGCCTCGCCGAGGCGTGCACGGCCCTCGCCGACGACCGTGACGTACGAGTCACCGTGCTCACCTCCAGCAACGACCGGGCGTTCTGCGTGGGCGCCGACCTCAAGGAACGCAACTCCCTCACCGACGCCGAGCTGGGCCGCCACCGCCCGACGGCACGCGCCGCGTACACGGGCGTACTGGAACTGCCGATGCCGACGATCGCAGCAGTGCACGGCTATGCGCTCGGCGGCGGCTTCGAACTCGCCCTCTCCTGCGACCTGATCGTCGCCGACCCGAGCGCGGTGCTCGGGCTGCCCGAGGTCTCCGTGGGCGTCATCCCGGGCGGCGGCGGTACGCAGCTTCTGCCGCGCCGGGTGGGTGCCGCACGCGCGGCCGAGCTGATCTTCACCGCACGCAGGGTCGAGGCGGCGGAGGCCCGCGAACTGGGCCTGGTCGACCGGTGGGCGGACCCCGGAGAGGACCGGGCGGAGGCGCTGGCGCTGGCCGCCCGTATCGCGGGCAACTCCCCGGTGGGGCTGCGGGCCGCCAAGCGTGCGCTGCGTACGGGCTGGGGGCTGGACCTGCGGGCCGGGCTGGAGGTCGAGGACGCGGCCTGGCGCACCGT